One window from the genome of Synechococcus sp. PROS-7-1 encodes:
- a CDS encoding PAM68 family protein: protein MAERRDPLPFEPRRSEPTPSVNQPIPKDVANRMARRVAIATGLPSLMGMGVFVGSYVLVSRGILDIPPGITLVTSGLFFLLGLVGLSFGVLSASWEPQPGTLLGIEHIKPNLQRLRSSIRAQKQS from the coding sequence ATGGCCGAACGACGCGATCCCCTGCCGTTTGAACCGCGCCGATCGGAGCCCACCCCTTCGGTCAATCAACCGATCCCCAAAGATGTGGCCAATCGCATGGCTCGCAGAGTGGCCATCGCGACCGGTTTGCCTTCCTTGATGGGAATGGGCGTGTTTGTCGGAAGCTACGTGCTGGTGAGTCGCGGGATTCTTGACATCCCCCCTGGCATCACGCTGGTGACGTCCGGATTGTTTTTTCTTCTTGGCCTGGTCGGACTGAGTTTCGGGGTGTTGTCAGCGAGCTGGGAGCCCCAACCAGGGACGTTGCTTGGGATCGAGCACATCAAACCCAACTTGCAGAGACTGCGCAGTTCGATCCGAGCTCAGAAGCAGAGTTGA
- the rpsO gene encoding 30S ribosomal protein S15 — MSLDTTEKQELINAHQTHATDTGSAEVQVAMLTERISKLSSHLQQNIHDFSSRQGLLKMIGRRKRLLGYVRGKSEKRYSELIAKLGIRG; from the coding sequence ATGTCGCTCGATACCACCGAAAAGCAAGAACTGATCAACGCTCATCAGACCCACGCCACCGACACTGGATCGGCTGAGGTTCAGGTGGCCATGCTCACAGAGCGCATCTCGAAGCTGAGCAGCCATCTGCAGCAGAACATCCACGACTTCTCGTCCCGTCAGGGTCTTCTGAAGATGATCGGCCGGCGCAAGCGCCTGCTCGGATACGTGCGAGGCAAGAGCGAGAAGCGTTACAGCGAGCTGATCGCCAAACTGGGAATCCGCGGCTGA